A region from the Lolium perenne isolate Kyuss_39 chromosome 4, Kyuss_2.0, whole genome shotgun sequence genome encodes:
- the LOC127294380 gene encoding non-specific lipid-transfer protein 2B, protein MARSAAAQIVVVAIVAAMLLSAPFAANAAISCGQVSSALSPCMAYAKGGASPSAGCCGGVKSLANSAKSTADKRAACNCLKKLVGSISGIKAGNAASIPSKCGVSIPYAISTSVNCNSIN, encoded by the coding sequence ATGGCCCGCTCTGCAGCAGCCCAGATCGTGGTGGTCGCCATTGTGGCGGCGATGCTCCTCTCGGCGCCTTTCGCCGCCAACGCCGCCATCTCCTGTGGTCAGGTGAGCTCTGCCTTGAGCCCCTGCATGGCCTACGCTAAAGGCGGCGCCTCCCCGTCCGCGGGCTGCTGCGGCGGCGTCAAGAGCCTCGCCAACTCCGCCAAGAGCACcgccgacaagcgcgccgcctgcAACTGCCTCAAGAAATTGGTCGGCAGCATTAGCGGGATCAAGGCCGGTAACGCCGCCAGCATCCCCTCCAAGTGTGGCGTCAGCATCCCCTACGCCATCAGCACCTCCGTCAACTGCAACAGCATCAACTGA
- the LOC127348722 gene encoding non-specific lipid-transfer protein 1-like, which yields MINHSTIGKYSAKSTKSYLSSYIPSYPPRLQKPQKLFALLISLRDQVMARAAATLQLLLVAVVAAMLLAAPHAADAAISCGQVNSALSPCILYARGLAGAPSAACCGGVKSLAAATKTTADRRAACSCLKMAAGRMTGLNNGNTANIPAKCGVSVPYGNISASVDCSKVN from the coding sequence ATGATTAATCACTCCACAATTGGAAAATATAGTGCCAAATCCACCAAGTCCTATTTAAGCTCATACATTCCCTCGTATCCTCCTCGTCTACAAAAGCCTCAGAAGCTATTTGCACTGCTAATTAGCTTGAGAGATCAAGTGATGGCACGCGCTGCAGCCACCCTTCAGCTCCTGCTGGTCGCCGTGGTGGCAGCGATGCTCCTCGCGGCGCCTCACGCCGCCGACGCGGCCATCTCCTGCGGCCAGGTGAACTCCGCCCTCAGCCCTTGCATCCTCTACGCGCGGGGCCTCGCCGGCGCCCCGTCAGCGGCTTGCTGCGGCGGCGTCAAGAGCCTCGCCGCGGCGACGAAGACCACTGCCGACAGGCGCGCCGCATGCAGCTGCCTCAAGATGGCCGCCGGCCGCATGACCGGGCTCAACAACGGCAACACCGCCAACATCCCGGCCAAGTGCGGCGTCAGCGTCCCCTACGGCAACATCAGCGCCTCCGTCGACTGCTCCAAGGTCAATTGA